A genome region from Streptomyces pratensis includes the following:
- a CDS encoding phosphotransferase family protein, with the protein MTTPSVVRVLGDLAHDNAHPVASECACTPPQVLADRPDGTVVRSGPVVAKAHAADSEPPELEARLSLAASPRLAGILLPALPAPDGAPGSAEGRTVSLWPYGGPVDPSDPDAAPWEEAALLLARLHRTPPPHALPPMRGPVKAARAVARMCAARPGDPAVVPVLAAWRGLPGWARAETPVPGHRAGFLCHGDLHLGQLVRYPLRHGPWLLIDLDDAGLGDPAWDLARPAAWYAAGLLSPGIWLRFLDAYRAADGPAVRAEGDPWPELDVVARALTVQTAALALAKSAAEERSPDEVEQLMIDACARIASLPPELVSEGAS; encoded by the coding sequence ATGACCACCCCCTCCGTCGTACGCGTGCTCGGCGATCTCGCGCACGACAACGCGCACCCCGTCGCGTCGGAGTGCGCGTGCACCCCGCCCCAGGTGCTCGCCGACCGGCCGGACGGCACGGTGGTCCGCAGCGGCCCGGTCGTCGCCAAGGCCCACGCCGCCGACTCGGAACCCCCCGAACTGGAAGCGCGCCTGTCGCTGGCCGCCTCTCCCCGGCTGGCGGGAATCCTCCTCCCCGCGCTCCCCGCCCCCGACGGGGCTCCCGGCAGCGCCGAGGGCCGCACCGTGAGCCTCTGGCCGTACGGCGGGCCGGTCGACCCCTCGGACCCCGATGCCGCGCCCTGGGAGGAGGCCGCCCTCCTCCTGGCCCGGCTGCACCGCACCCCGCCGCCGCACGCGCTCCCGCCGATGCGTGGTCCGGTCAAGGCGGCCAGGGCCGTGGCGAGGATGTGTGCGGCGCGCCCCGGCGATCCGGCTGTCGTGCCGGTGCTGGCCGCCTGGCGCGGGCTGCCCGGCTGGGCCCGTGCGGAGACACCGGTGCCCGGACACCGGGCCGGCTTCCTCTGCCACGGCGATCTGCACCTCGGCCAGCTCGTCCGGTACCCCCTCCGGCACGGCCCCTGGCTGCTGATCGACCTCGACGACGCCGGCCTCGGTGATCCCGCCTGGGACCTGGCACGGCCCGCCGCCTGGTACGCGGCGGGGCTGCTGTCGCCCGGGATCTGGCTGCGCTTCCTCGACGCCTACCGGGCGGCCGACGGCCCAGCCGTACGAGCCGAAGGGGACCCGTGGCCGGAGCTGGACGTCGTGGCGCGGGCGCTCACGGTGCAGACAGCCGCCCTCGCCCTGGCCAAGTCCGCCGCGGAGGAACGGAGTCCGGATGAGGTGGAACAGTTGATGATCGACGCATGTGCCCGAATTGCGTCCCTCCCGCCCGAGTTGGTGTCCGAAGGCGCGTCGTAG
- a CDS encoding MFS transporter small subunit — translation MVFAWLWVAVPFAYGLYELARKATQLFTG, via the coding sequence ATGGTGTTCGCCTGGCTCTGGGTCGCCGTGCCGTTCGCGTACGGGCTCTACGAGCTCGCACGCAAGGCCACCCAGCTCTTCACCGGCTGA
- a CDS encoding zf-TFIIB domain-containing protein, giving the protein MIQCPKCHAQMHTYNRNGVQIEQCSGCRGIFLDYGELESLARLESQWAQQAPPAPPGPQAYPAPPAQQAYPAAPAPAWGAPHQGGHHGGHHRQKSFGRMLFSS; this is encoded by the coding sequence ATGATCCAGTGCCCCAAGTGTCACGCCCAGATGCACACGTACAACCGCAACGGTGTCCAGATCGAGCAGTGCAGCGGCTGCCGCGGGATATTCCTCGACTACGGCGAGCTGGAGTCCCTGGCCCGACTGGAGTCGCAGTGGGCGCAGCAGGCCCCGCCCGCGCCCCCCGGCCCGCAGGCCTACCCCGCGCCCCCCGCCCAGCAGGCCTACCCCGCTGCGCCGGCCCCTGCCTGGGGAGCTCCGCACCAGGGCGGTCACCACGGCGGCCACCACCGTCAGAAGAGCTTCGGCCGGATGCTGTTCAGCTCCTGA
- a CDS encoding OFA family MFS transporter, producing MNFLDRSRTVAPPGWSRWLVPPAALAVHLSIGQAYAWSVFKPPLESALDLSGTASALPFQLGIVMLGLSAAFGGTLVERNGPRWAMFVSLICFSSGFLVASLGAATGQYWLVVLGYGFIGGIGLGIGYISPVSTLIKWFPDRPGMATGIAIMGFGGGALIASPWSTGMLESFGTDRSGIATAFLVHGVVYAAFMTLGVLLVRVPPDGWLPDGWEPKQETRRLVTNAQVSARNALRTPQFWCLWVVLCMNVTAGIGILEKAVPMIQDFFAGTSTPVSVSAAAGFVALLSLANMGGRLLWSSTSDLIGRKNMYRVYLGVGALMYVVIAQLGNDSKPLFICCALVILSFYGGGFATAPAYLRDLFGTYQVGAIHGRLLTAWSTAGVLGPLIVNRVADAGERAGHSGPSLYSTSLTIMIGLLVVGFVANECIRPVHARFHEAPEGSPRVHQQS from the coding sequence ATGAACTTCCTCGACAGGTCCCGAACTGTCGCGCCCCCGGGGTGGAGCCGCTGGCTCGTGCCGCCCGCCGCGCTCGCCGTGCACCTCTCCATCGGACAGGCCTACGCCTGGAGCGTGTTCAAGCCCCCGCTCGAATCCGCCCTCGACCTCTCGGGCACCGCCAGCGCTCTCCCGTTCCAGCTGGGCATCGTCATGCTCGGCCTCTCGGCCGCCTTCGGCGGCACCCTCGTCGAACGCAACGGCCCCCGCTGGGCGATGTTCGTGTCCCTCATCTGTTTCTCGTCCGGCTTCCTCGTCGCCTCGCTCGGCGCGGCCACCGGCCAGTACTGGCTCGTCGTCCTCGGCTACGGTTTCATCGGCGGCATCGGCCTCGGCATCGGCTACATCTCGCCCGTCTCCACCCTCATCAAGTGGTTCCCCGACCGCCCCGGCATGGCCACCGGCATCGCCATCATGGGCTTCGGCGGCGGCGCGCTCATCGCCTCGCCCTGGTCCACCGGCATGCTGGAGAGCTTCGGAACGGACCGCTCCGGCATCGCGACGGCCTTCCTCGTCCACGGGGTCGTCTACGCGGCATTCATGACGCTCGGCGTGCTCCTCGTGCGGGTGCCGCCGGACGGCTGGCTTCCCGACGGCTGGGAACCGAAGCAGGAGACCCGCCGGCTCGTCACCAACGCGCAGGTCTCCGCCCGCAACGCACTGCGCACACCGCAGTTCTGGTGCCTGTGGGTGGTCCTCTGCATGAACGTCACCGCGGGCATCGGCATCCTCGAGAAGGCCGTCCCCATGATCCAGGACTTCTTCGCGGGCACCTCGACTCCGGTGTCGGTCTCCGCCGCGGCGGGCTTCGTCGCCCTGCTCTCGCTGGCCAACATGGGCGGCCGCCTCCTGTGGTCCTCCACCTCGGACCTGATCGGCCGCAAGAACATGTACCGGGTCTACCTCGGCGTCGGCGCGCTCATGTACGTGGTCATCGCCCAGCTGGGCAACGACTCGAAGCCGCTCTTCATCTGCTGCGCGCTCGTGATCCTGTCCTTCTACGGCGGAGGCTTCGCGACCGCGCCCGCCTATCTGCGGGACCTCTTCGGCACGTACCAGGTGGGAGCCATCCACGGCCGCCTGCTGACCGCCTGGTCCACCGCGGGAGTGCTCGGCCCGCTGATCGTCAACAGGGTCGCGGACGCGGGGGAGCGTGCCGGGCACAGTGGCCCCAGTCTCTACTCGACCTCCCTGACGATCATGATCGGGCTGCTGGTCGTCGGCTTCGTCGCCAACGAATGCATACGCCCGGTCCACGCACGCTTCCACGAGGCACCTGAAGGGAGCCCCCGTGTCCACCAGCAGTCGTAA